ATCAAATCTAAGGCCTCTTTCATGGACGTTTCTACGTACTTACCGTTCTTTTTTACGAGCGGTTTAGTTAATCGGTCCTTTCCGTAAAGCGCCATTACCGAGTGATAACCTTTAACACAGCATAGCCCTTTGTTTACAGGCGATTTGGGATCACCTTTTACCGCTACAGCCTTACCGTTTTCAATTCCTACTAAAACACCGCAACCTACACCACAAAAACGGCATGGTGTTTTTTTCCAATCTAAGTTCCCACCTTTCGGAAGATTTTTTTCCTGTTCATCGGCAAACAATATGCCCGGAAACATGCTGGCAGCAGCCGTCATGGCCGACATTATGGCCATTTTTTTTATAAAACTCCTTCTATTGGTCAATGAAGTGTACATAATTAATTTTCTTTTGTTGTGGAAAAACCAGAAACCATAGCCAGTAGTTTTAAGTCATCAAGACTTTCTATGGTCTGTTTTAATTTATCTTCTTGTTCTTTATTATCAGTTTCGGTAACAACAATGAGTAAATCTTCGTTTTCGGCTGGGATAACTTCACAATTACGTAAAGCACTCAAAGCTTTAACAAGACTATGCTTTCTTCCTAACTGAGGGTGAGCTAAATAACTTGTAATTGGCATAAATTTTATTTAATAAAGACAAATCTATCTTACTTAAAAAACCTAAAACCTGACAATTGTCATATTTAGACTATTTACAATAAATCTAAATAAGATGAAATTCCAATACTTTAAAATACAAAAAAACCTTAAATTCGTTATATTTGCAAAGACATAACGATAAGCCCACTCATGATTTCTATTGAAAAAGCCATACAACTAGTAAAGCAACATATAGAACCGCTATTACGAGTAACAACAAAACCTATTGAAAAAGCAGGTGGCTACCAATTAATGGAAGACATACAATCGCCTATTAATATGCCTCCGTTTAGGCAATCGGCAATGGATGGCTATGCTTTAAACCTTCATGACCACTTAGACTATCATTTGATAGGTGAAATAAAAGCAGGTGATGAAAAACAACTTTTTCTAAAGCCAGGAGAAGCTATTAGAATTTTCACGGGAGCTGCCGTACCCGACTCTGCCAATGCCGTTATAATGCAGGAAAAAGTTTTGGTAAACGGTTCGAAAATTAACATTGGACAACAAATTGTACCAGAATACAATATACGTCCGTTAGGCGAGCAAGTAAAAAAAGGAGCCTTAGCTTTAAGAAAAGACACGAAGTTAACTCCCGCAGCCATTGGTTATCTATCATCACTGGGCATTTCAGAAGTTTCGGTATATAAAAAACCGTCCATTGCTATTGTTTCAACTGGTAACGAACTTGTGAACCTCGGTTTTGATTTGCCTTTCGGAAAAATTTACGAAAGCAACTCAAAAATGTTATTGAGCGCCTTATACAGCTTAAAATTTTACGATGTTTCAATACACAAAGTTCCAGACGATTACGCAAAAACCCTCTCAAAACTAAAAACCATCATTGAGCAAAACGATATGGTCATGATAACTGGGGGGATTTCGGTTGGCGATTATGATTATGTGGGAAAAGCTTTGAAAGAACTAGCTGTTGAAGAAGTTTTTTACAAAGTAAAACAAAAACCCGGCAAACCTTTATTCTTTGGAAAAAAAGAGGGCACCAATATCTTTGCTTTGCCCGGAAACCCAGCCGCTGCCCTCACCTGTTTTTATGTTTACGTATATATCGCTTTACAAAACATGATGGGTCGCGAGAACAATCAATTACCCTATATGAAAGCAAAATCGCTTTCAAATTTTGAGAAAAAGGGAGACCGCCCGCAATTTTTAAAGGCTATTTATATTAAAGGAAATGTTGAGATATTGGAAGGCCAAAGTTCGGCCACACAACATACTTTTGCCTTGTCGAACGCACTGGTTTTTATTCCAGAGCATGTCACTAAAATAGAAATTAACGATAGCGTTGAAACCATATTATTACCCGTCTAACATGGATTACAAAATAAAAAGCAGAATATGGATTGAGTCTGATAGCAACGTATTATTAGGCGAAGGCCGTGTAAAATTATTGAAAGCTATCGATGAAACAGGATCACTTTCAAAAGCTGCAAAGTCCCTTAACCTATCCTATAAAAAAGCTTGGCACTTAATAGATTCGGTTAACAAATCTGCAAAAAAACCGGTAACCATAAATAGTATTGGCGGTAAAGGTGGCGGCGGTGCTGAATTAACCGATTACGGAAAATCGCTAATTGTTGCGTTTGACGATATCAACAAAAACTGTTGGGAATTTTTAGACCAACAATTAACTAAAATAAAAGAACTGTAAAATGCTCCAAACCGAAAACTTATACGGCTTTTTGTTTATGCTGCCCGTTGTTGCTTTTTTATATTCTAGCGTTGGACATGGCGGAGCTAGTGGCTATTTAGCACTAATGGCTCTGTTTTCATTTCCTCCTGAAACCATGAAACCCACGGCATTACTACTTAATTTATTTGTTGCCGGCATATCGTTTTTCTATTATTATAAAGGCGGTTTTTTCAATAAAAAACTTTTTCTGCCATTCGCGCTAACTTCCATTCCATTAGCATTTCTAGGTGGAACCTTAGAAATCGAGGCCGCTTTTTACAAAAAAATACTAGCGGTTCTATTGGTGTTCGCCATTTTAAAAATGTTGAATGTCTTTGGAAAAGAAAGCAAAGCCATAAGAGAGGTTAAACTCTGGCAAGGTATTTTGGTTGGTGGTATCATCGGATTTTTTTCGGGACTCATTGGTATTGGTGGCGGCATCATTTTAACACCAATCATTTTACTCTTTCACTGGGGGAAAATGAAAGAAGCCGCAGCCGTTTCGGCACTTTTTATCTGGGTGAATTCTGCCGCTGGACTTATTGGTCAAATAAGTAGCGGAGTGCAATTGGAAAGTGCTTCATTCATTATGGTTGGCATTGCCTTAATTGGCGGAATTTTAGGTGGCTACTTCGGAAGCAAAAAAATAAACAACAAAAACCTAAGATATATTTTGGCGTTCGTTTTAATTATAGCATGCATAAAATTAGCTTTCACTTAAATGATTGATAAAAACGACATAACAGGTATTATTTTGGCGGGGGGAAAAAGCTCAAGAATGGGTACGGACAAAGGTTTTCTGTCTCACAACGGTAAACATTTTGTTCAGCACAGTATTGATGCCCTAAAGTCTTTAACTTCTGAAATTATTATTGTTTCAGACCACGAAGCCTATGATATTTTCGGATTAAAACGAGTAACAGACAATATAAAAAATGCAGGTCCCTTAGCTGGAATTTGCTCTGGTTTGCAACATTCAAAAACCGAGTACAATTTGATTTTGAGCTGCGATATTCCGTTAATCACTTCCGAAGTCTTAAAAAAATTGGTTGATGCGGTTGATAGCACCTCGGATATAGTTCAAACGGAAAGCAACGGAAAATCGATGCCTTTAGTCGCCCTGTACAAAACAGCTTGTGCCAGAAAACTGAACGCGCTTTTTCAAACCGATGAAAGGCGATTACGGGTGGCTGTTTCCCATTTTAATGTTAAAACGGTGTCATTAAATATTGAAGAACAAAAAACTACCATGAACGTGAACACCAAAGAAGAATTCAAACAAATTGAAAATGAACATAACCATTAAATATTTCGGACAAATTGTTGAAGTCACCCAGCAAAACGAGGAACAATTGGAGTTTTCAGGAAACTTAGTTGGCGAACTTCTGGATGTGCTCCATTCAAAATACGGTGCTTTGAAAACCAAAGATTTTCAAGTGGCCCAAAACCAAGAATTGGTTTCAAAAAATGAAAAACTAACGGGGCAGGATATTGCCTTATTACCACCTTTTGCAGGGGGGTAGAAACATTTGGACGCAATACTTAATTGTCATTACGAGGAGGAAACGACGAAGCAACCTTTCAAAAAGATTGCTATCATAACAATAAGATTGCTTCACTGCGCTAGTAATGACGAAAATTTATAAGAATGACAAATAGATACAACAGACATATTATTTTATCGGAAATTGGTGAAGCGGGCCAAAATAAAATTTCAAACGCCAAAGTTTTAGTCGTTGGTGCTGGCGGTTTGGGCTGTCCTATCTTACAGTATTTAGCAGCAGCGGGTGTTGGTACTTTGGGCATTATTGATTTCGATGTGGTTGAAACATCGAATTTACAACGTCAAATTTTGTTCGGCAACGCCACTTTAGGTCAGAATAAAGCCTTGGCAGCCAAGCAACGTTTGGAAGATTTAAATCCTGAAATTTCCATTACTGCTTACGCGGAACAATTAACCTACCAAAATGCTGTCGGTTTGTTTAAAAATTACGATATTATAGTAGATGGCTCCGATAATTTCGAAACCCGATATTTAGTGAACGATGCCTGCGTTATCACCAACAAGCCATTGGTATTTGGTGCGATATTTAAGTTTGAAGGTCAGCTTTCGGTGTTTAATTATAGTAATGGGCCGAGCTATCGTTGTTTGTTCCCCAGCGCACCAAAAAAAGGTAGCGTACCCAACTGTTCTGAAATTGGTGTTTTAGGTGTCCTTCCCGGTATTATTGGAAGCATGCAAGCCAACGAAGCCCTGAAAATTATTTTAGGAATAGGTCATCCGCTTTCCGGAAAACTACTTTGCTACAATGCGTTGACAGCACAATCACATGTTTTGAAAATCAGTAAGTCGGAAAATGAAATTTCAAAAGTTTTAAATGAAAAGGACCATTTCAGCCAAAAGCGAATGGAAGAAAATTGTGCCATCCCAAATGTTGAATTTTCAATTCAGAATATTTTAGAAAAAAACAACATTCAGGTTATTGACGTCCGAGAACCGCATGAACTTCCAAAAGTCGCAAAGTTAGAAGTGACCAACATTCCGTTAAGCGAATTAGAGCACAGCCTTGAAAAATTAGATTTAAACAAAGAAAAGTTTATTTTTTGCCAATCGGGCATTCGCAGTAAAAAAGCGGTTTCGATGCTAAAAACTTTGGAAATAGACCATTGTTTCAGCATAAAAGAAGGCGCACCAGAAATCAATAATTATTTAAAAACACAGTAAAAAACCACGACAAATGTCAGATAAAAAACCAAAAAACGTATTTAAAGAAGGCGCTATTTCTTCAACATTTATTGGAGAATCCATTGCCAAACACCAAACCAAAACCAGTATTGGTGCCCACAACATATTTTTAGGCCAGGTTCGTGCTGATGATATTGACGGCAAAACCGTTTCCGCTATAGAATATACAGCTTATGAAGACATGGCCAATAAGAAATTCCACGAAATCAGAGAAGCTGCTTTCGATAAATTCGATATGACATGCATGCACATATACCATAGTTTAGGTACGGTAAAAGCTGGAGAAATTTGCCTGTTTGTTTTTGTGTCGTCACCACGTCGCAAAGTCGTTTTTAATGCTTTGGAATATATAGTAGAGGAAATTAAAGCACACGTTCCCGTTTTTGGCAAGGAAATTTTTGAGGATGAAACACATCAATGGAAGAAAAACACATAAGTTTTTTTGTTTAATCGAGGAATTGTTTAATAGTTGAACTGAAAGCAAATGGCATATAAATTTTCATTTGAAAAATTGAATGTTTGGATAGATTCTAAAGAGTTTATAAAGCAAATATACCTTATTACGAAAACCTTTCCTGACGAAGAAAAATTTGGCCTAATCAACCAACTAAGACGTGCTTCAGTTTCCATTGCTTCGAATTTAGCAGAGGGTACCTCCAGAAATACAAACAAGGACAAAGCACATTTTACAACCTTAGCATTTAGTTCCTTAATGGAAGTATTAAACCAAATAATCATCTCAAAAGACCTAGGCTTTATAAAGGAAAGTGTTTATCAAGAATTAAGAAGTGAAATTGAAAAAATTTCCAATAAGCTAAATGCTTTACGAAAATCTCAGTTAAACAATTAAACGATTCATCAAATCCACACAATTATGGTAGATATTACACATAAAAACACAACATTACGAATTGCCTTAGCGCAAGCAGTCATCAAGGTGAGCAAACCCGAAACCATCGAGGCGATACAGAATGACACCGTACCCAAAGGCAATGTTTTTGCCATGAGCAAAGCCGCTGGACTTTTGGGTGTAAAGCGCACTCCTGATATTTTGCCCGACTGCCACCCCTTACCTATCGAATTTACGGGTGTGGAATATGAAATAAATGGTTTGGAAATTGCCGTGCTATTCACAGTAAAAACGATTTACAAAACAGGCGTTGAAGTTGAAGCTATGCACGGCGCCAGTGTTGTCGCACTGAATATGTATGATATGCTGAAACCCATCGACAAAGGCATTGAAATACACAGCATAAAATTACTCAACAAAAAAGGTGGCAAGTCTGATTTTAAAGACAGTTTTAGAAAAGATTTAACTGCTGCCGTTGTAGTTTGCAGCGACACCATTTCTGCGGGCCAC
This genomic stretch from Flavobacteriaceae bacterium GSB9 harbors:
- a CDS encoding HesA/MoeB/ThiF family protein: MTNRYNRHIILSEIGEAGQNKISNAKVLVVGAGGLGCPILQYLAAAGVGTLGIIDFDVVETSNLQRQILFGNATLGQNKALAAKQRLEDLNPEISITAYAEQLTYQNAVGLFKNYDIIVDGSDNFETRYLVNDACVITNKPLVFGAIFKFEGQLSVFNYSNGPSYRCLFPSAPKKGSVPNCSEIGVLGVLPGIIGSMQANEALKIILGIGHPLSGKLLCYNALTAQSHVLKISKSENEISKVLNEKDHFSQKRMEENCAIPNVEFSIQNILEKNNIQVIDVREPHELPKVAKLEVTNIPLSELEHSLEKLDLNKEKFIFCQSGIRSKKAVSMLKTLEIDHCFSIKEGAPEINNYLKTQ
- a CDS encoding molybdenum cofactor biosynthesis protein MoaE: MSDKKPKNVFKEGAISSTFIGESIAKHQTKTSIGAHNIFLGQVRADDIDGKTVSAIEYTAYEDMANKKFHEIREAAFDKFDMTCMHIYHSLGTVKAGEICLFVFVSSPRRKVVFNALEYIVEEIKAHVPVFGKEIFEDETHQWKKNT
- a CDS encoding MoaD/ThiS family protein translates to MNITIKYFGQIVEVTQQNEEQLEFSGNLVGELLDVLHSKYGALKTKDFQVAQNQELVSKNEKLTGQDIALLPPFAGG
- the moaCB gene encoding bifunctional molybdenum cofactor biosynthesis protein MoaC/MoaB: MVDITHKNTTLRIALAQAVIKVSKPETIEAIQNDTVPKGNVFAMSKAAGLLGVKRTPDILPDCHPLPIEFTGVEYEINGLEIAVLFTVKTIYKTGVEVEAMHGASVVALNMYDMLKPIDKGIEIHSIKLLNKKGGKSDFKDSFRKDLTAAVVVCSDTISAGHKEDKAGKAIIKKLEECDVKALEYVIIPDEKDVITQKAKAYKEQGVDMVIYTGGTGLSVRDVTPEALLPLLDRRVPGIEEAIRNYGQQRIPYSMLSRSIAGTMGNTLVLALPGSTNGAKESMDAIFPSVLHLFRILKGARHD
- a CDS encoding molybdenum cofactor guanylyltransferase; the encoded protein is MIDKNDITGIILAGGKSSRMGTDKGFLSHNGKHFVQHSIDALKSLTSEIIIVSDHEAYDIFGLKRVTDNIKNAGPLAGICSGLQHSKTEYNLILSCDIPLITSEVLKKLVDAVDSTSDIVQTESNGKSMPLVALYKTACARKLNALFQTDERRLRVAVSHFNVKTVSLNIEEQKTTMNVNTKEEFKQIENEHNH
- a CDS encoding molybdopterin molybdotransferase MoeA, which encodes MISIEKAIQLVKQHIEPLLRVTTKPIEKAGGYQLMEDIQSPINMPPFRQSAMDGYALNLHDHLDYHLIGEIKAGDEKQLFLKPGEAIRIFTGAAVPDSANAVIMQEKVLVNGSKINIGQQIVPEYNIRPLGEQVKKGALALRKDTKLTPAAIGYLSSLGISEVSVYKKPSIAIVSTGNELVNLGFDLPFGKIYESNSKMLLSALYSLKFYDVSIHKVPDDYAKTLSKLKTIIEQNDMVMITGGISVGDYDYVGKALKELAVEEVFYKVKQKPGKPLFFGKKEGTNIFALPGNPAAALTCFYVYVYIALQNMMGRENNQLPYMKAKSLSNFEKKGDRPQFLKAIYIKGNVEILEGQSSATQHTFALSNALVFIPEHVTKIEINDSVETILLPV
- a CDS encoding sulfite exporter TauE/SafE family protein — protein: MLQTENLYGFLFMLPVVAFLYSSVGHGGASGYLALMALFSFPPETMKPTALLLNLFVAGISFFYYYKGGFFNKKLFLPFALTSIPLAFLGGTLEIEAAFYKKILAVLLVFAILKMLNVFGKESKAIREVKLWQGILVGGIIGFFSGLIGIGGGIILTPIILLFHWGKMKEAAAVSALFIWVNSAAGLIGQISSGVQLESASFIMVGIALIGGILGGYFGSKKINNKNLRYILAFVLIIACIKLAFT
- a CDS encoding four helix bundle protein, which translates into the protein MAYKFSFEKLNVWIDSKEFIKQIYLITKTFPDEEKFGLINQLRRASVSIASNLAEGTSRNTNKDKAHFTTLAFSSLMEVLNQIIISKDLGFIKESVYQELRSEIEKISNKLNALRKSQLNN
- a CDS encoding LysR family transcriptional regulator, encoding MDYKIKSRIWIESDSNVLLGEGRVKLLKAIDETGSLSKAAKSLNLSYKKAWHLIDSVNKSAKKPVTINSIGGKGGGGAELTDYGKSLIVAFDDINKNCWEFLDQQLTKIKEL